In Euleptes europaea isolate rEulEur1 chromosome 10, rEulEur1.hap1, whole genome shotgun sequence, the genomic window ctccggcaagggggtggcgggggtctctcggccgcggaacgccgcaagcggttcgaggccggcgtctgcctgatctgcgggggaaagggtcactttgcatcgcaatgcccctctcgctcaggccgtccgacccccccccgccaaacccaggccgagccgacgaaaccggccgccgacagccagcctcgccgcagaagtggaccactgagccggcgctccggcgcaccctccgctctccacgcgcgcccccaggatggggcatccgactctacggtcccatcggggtcccggattacaaataccgtctttgattcggacggctccccggaagccaccaccccgtccccctcttccagcgaggaggaagagtgggaacagccggcaaaaaacgccgtcggtctgctgtagagggggctccgcagcagaccgtccctatcgttgtgcaaggagctccaccgatggtaagcgcccaagaggacaatgtatttgtgcgtgttcatctgtccctacccaaagggggtcccccgttagaggtccccgcgttggtcgactcggggtgtgcccgcaccatgataaatgaggaaactgccaagaagttgggtgtccggcgcaagcggcttccgggacccctccgtttttcccaaatggacgggagtgactttaaacggggccctgtgacccacagaactgcagccgtgattatgtccgtgggggaacattgggaacggttgtatttcaccatcgcccctattgtaacccctgtggtgttagggatgaactggttaaggggacacaatccctccattgattgggttaaacgggtgctttccttccccgaaaacccctgtgggttgcatgacaaggaacgggtactcagaactccagccgccgcactggtagggtcccccgccccagtctctcctcaattaccctctgagtactcgcagtttactgatgttttcgatgttagagagtgcgacgaactgcctccccacagagaaacggactgtgccattgagattgtaggggaaggcaaactgtctaagggaaaggtttaccccatgagccctagtgaaaagactgtattgcgagactatctggatgtcaatctggcgaggggtttcatacgcccctccaaggctccttattcagccccagctttctttgtaaagaaaaagacgggagatttaagactgtgtattgactttcgcagactgaacgcagtcacccagtctaatgcttaccccctccctcttattcctgaccttctagcacaattaaaggagggccgaatcttcaccaaactggacttggtagaagcctaccaccgcattcgcatcaaagaaggagacgaacccaaaacggccttttccagttgttttgggatgtttgagtacctggtcatgccgttcggactttcgggggctccgagtgtctttatgcaattaattaatgaagttttgcatgatttactgtttcggggggtggtggtatttctcgatgacattcttatttactctgagaccatggaagaacatgtgcgcctagtgcgagaagtgctccagcggctgcgggagcacaaactgtatgctaaggtgtccaagtgtgaattccaccaaccttctattacatttctggggtatgtgatttcccaccaagggttggaaatggaccccgccaaggtccaggcggtgcgggactgggaaacccccactacccgccgccaacttcaacagtttttggggtttgccaacttttaccggaatttcattcccaactttgcccaagttgcgcttcccctcactgccctgttgcgtaccaaggacaggggggctagcgccgcactcccctcagcccgtctgcaatggtctccccagtgccagcaagcttttgaacgtttaaagctacttttttcatccgaacccgttttggctcacccggattgcaccaagcccttcgtggtgcaggtggatgcctcggatgtagccatgggcggggccctattgcagagggatgaggggggacggttgaggccatgcgcctacttctccaagaagttttcccagtccgaaatcaactgggccatttgggagaaggaggcagcagcggtcaaacatgcccttaccatatggagacacttcttagagggggccgagctgccgttcgaagtgtgcacagatcacaagaatcttgaggctctcaagggagctagaaaactcaatgccaaacaaattcggtgggcccaattttttgcaaaattccggttcaccctcaaacatgtccctggcaaagaaaatgccctagctgatgctttgtcacgacttccccagtatcgcaacgatttcgatcgccccgtcgactccctgttcactcccgaacagcgaggggaagtccctggcttggccgtcaccacccgatcccaagcccgccaaccggagaccccccctacgctcaaaggtatcccggaagcattccaacagcgactccgggacgcctccttacaggaggaggagcaccatctcctccccactggcttggaacgaaccaacacttggtgggtgcaaggggggaaactatatgtcccatcttcccttcgcaaagaagtattgggacttgtacatggggccaggctagcgggtcattttggtttcataaaaacgcttcacctggttcgaaggcaattctggtggcccggtatgagatctgatgtagagttgtatgtgcgcagctgccccacctgcgccacagccaagaaacggatgggaaaacccccggggcttctcaaaccgcttgagaacccctcccgtccctgggaagtcatcgccatggattttatcaccgacctacctccaagtcgggggaaaacggttctctgggttatcacagacctcttttccaaacaggttcatttcgttccatgtgcaggtcttccttcagcccagggcttagctaaactgttcatcacgcacgtcctcaggctacactcgatcccgaggaaggtcctctccgaccggggggtccagtttgttgccaaattctggcgggctttcctaaagttaatgggagtggaggaacagggcctttcttccgcctatcacccccaaacggatggtcaaacggaacgagtaaatgcggtagtagaatgttatttgcgttgctatgtaaatttccaccaggacgactgggtcgacctgctgccatttgccgaatatgcgtacaacaatgcgcctcattcctctaccgggtttagtcccttccaagttatatacgggacggattttggccctttcggttctgcccccgtctcgccagagctccagtctacccctgatcttcaggagtggattcaggtggttaaatccacctggccatggttgctcaaaaatctggaaagggcaaaaagcaagtacaaggaacaagcagacaaacaccggtctccgggatgggaactcaaggtgggggagcaagtctatctgtccaccaaaaacctccgctctcttcgcccctgcaaaaaactgagcgaccgttatgtaggacctttccccattaccagagtaatcaacgaggttaccgtggaactgagtctccctaagactctcaagggagttcatccagtcttccatataagcctcctcaaaccttatgtagcagctccccagttccacccccctcccgctcatgagattcctaccgtagtaggaggggatacccatttggaaatatccaaggttttagattccaaatggaagaaagggaaactgttttactttgttcgctggaaaaaccttggctccgctcatgacgaatgggtggccgcaccccacatggcagctcctcgcttggtccgagaattccacctcgcttatcccgataagcctcgtcctctcggaggggggccttaaggggggcagaatgtgagggtctctgtctttgtgtctctgctttccatcacctgcggtgttatcagtgaactcgtaaaagcagttcacaccttctggtctcaggcgccaggcctgatggcccatgtatcttcccccccgctgttcttcctgccagtactccctcaggccggtgcggccttggaagtgtgatagccgcaccagacttcctgggatccgtctgatgttttgtattatgccaagcttgtaacttcccataacaataagtgtgaaccccagtgccccagtgccctggagtcaatatattctgtaaacccgtatagcccctcacttgcaactttctacctgtgcctgtctcatctcctgaaggcttcaataaatctattgtttctgtatcaacgtctgagcaactgatttggagaagcaaactcagagagggggatctctcacaccttcGCTGGGATGATGAATTGCGAACAAGTCTCGGAAGAAAGCTGATTCTCGCTTATGGTCGTAAATTTCCCCTCCCGCCCGGTGTAGCATCTCAAATAAGATAACTTAAGAGCGTCTGCTGCGTCCATCCCCTGACCTGGATCAGTCTGTTCTAAAAGAGGGAGCTCCGGCTTCTTCTTGGCTCGCTCGCAGTGGGAGACGCCGGAACTCCAGGCGGCCAGAAGGAGCGCGGAGCGTTGCCAGGGGATGCTTAGTTGAAGGAAAGGTCCTgccccggcacagcccagaagcCACGCTTCTCCTTTCTACACAGCCCAACAACTCCAGCATCCTCCACAGACCAAAGGCTTCACCTCCTCTGTCTGAAACCTTCCTCTTGTTGATGCTGATCTGACGACCTGACCCCCGAGAGAGTCGGAACCAGCGGCCACCCAGTAAAGATCCAGTTAAACCTATGGGCGGCATTTGGGCTCCACACCCACCCCGACCGACTTTCACAGCCTTAAAAGGCACTTGAGCGGAACTGGGGCGTGGATCGGGCTGGCTTGCTCTTGCCTTGTCCTAAGCTCCTATTAGAAGAACGTTTccacaaaggaaggaagggaaggaagggaaggaaggaagggaggaagaaagaaagaaagaaagaaagaaagaaagaaagaaagaaagaaagaaagaaagaaagaaagaaagaaagtcgcAGATCTGTAAACACATTGGTGGTCCCGAGGGAACGGGAGCCTCCGCGCCAACAATGCCAGTTAGCTTTTGCCTCTGTGATTTGCAAAGTGTTAAGCCCTGAAATGCTTCGCGAATCCTGGTTTTGTTCTCAGGCAGCACCTGCTGCTGGGACAGTTCGGGGACTTGCGAAAGAGCTTCTCTCCCGAGGGAGCAGCAacgctcccctccccttttccccgcACTATCATTCTTCTCCCACTTCCATTGTGGAAAGGGGAGCAGCAAGTTTCCCCCTGCTTCCAAAGACAGAAGGGAGAGCGGCCGgcgtggggggtgggaggcggaGGGGGGGCGAGGCCGGGGTCGCCAAACGACTCGAAGCCTGTCGCTTCCGAGCGCAAGGTGTCTGGGGTCATGGGGCGGGCTGCTCGTTCGGAGCCCGGGGACTCCTTGCCCCGAGGCGACCTTAACAGAGTCTCGCCATGTAAGAAGTCCGATCCCAAAGTTGCCCGGTCGCCAAACAGCCTCTGGCCATTGCCTGGAAATCGGCGTCCGGGGGCGAGGAAGGGGGAAGCGGGAAATCTAACCGCTAGGGAGCGAGGAGAGGAGTGTGGGCGAGGGGGGGGGTTGCGCGCTGGCTTCAGCGCTCAAAGGAAAGACCCCGGCCAACCGATTATCCCCCCCCCGGCTCCTGTCCCGCGCGGTGGTCCTTTGCGACCGAAAGGATGAGGTCTGcgaggccggggagggggggggaggagtccgTCCCTCGCCCCTAAACCATTCAGCAACGCTTGGGAACAATGCAAAGCTACAGGAGAGGATCTCCTCCCGCGCTCCGATCCTCGGTGGGCGTCGGGTCAGTCCGCGCTCCGCTCGCTTTTCCTGTAAacataattcacagcgggtagccgtgttagtccgtctgcagtagtagaaaagggcaagagtccagtagccccttaaggacgaacaagaatatttcctgatagggtatgagctttcgtgagccacagctcacttcttcagatctgaataCAAAggtattttctgatagggtatgagctttcgtgagccacagctcacttcttcagatctgaagaagcgagctgtggctcacgaaagctcatacccgatcAGTAAATATTTTGGttcgcctttaaggtgctactggactcttgccctgtaAACATAGAGGCAGCTCTTTTTTCCaaagcgcaaaaaaaaaaaaaaaaaacccgaggCGCACACAGGGAGGTTTCGGCATcatctgctcccccaccccacccccccaccccggactCGGCCCATGTGGCTGGCAGCAGcatagccccccctccccacttcgcCCATGTGTGtttgcatcccccctccccccttcccttgtcTCCCTCCTTAGAGTTTGATTACAAAGAgcgagcgagggagggagggagggtgggaggggggcagggcggggggcGTGGTGCCAGCGCCGGGACCGGGGCCAATGGGAGGCTCCCCCCGCGCCGGTTGCTAGAGGTCTCCACGTAAATCAAAGCGCGGGGAGCCAATGGGGGCCGGGGGGCGGGAGGAGCGGGGACGCGTGCCTTTGCAGCGGGCCGCGGCGGGCGGACTCGCGGGGGGAAGCGCGCGGCGAGCGGAGCCCGGGGCGGCCGAGGCGCTGTCAAATGCGCGGCGCCTGGAAGCGGCGCCCTCAGTGCGGCTGGGAGAGCCATGGCGACCGCCGCGTCTAACCACTACAGCCTGCTCGCCTCCGCCTCGCCCCTGGTGCACGCCGAGCCGCCGGGGAGCATGCAGCCCGGCGCCGGCTACCGGGACGCCCAGGCGCTGGTGCAGGCGGACTACGCGCTGCAGAGCAACGGGCACCCGCTCAGCCACGCTCACCAGTGGATCACGGCGCTGTCCcacggcggcggcggaggaggaggcggcggaggcggcggcggaggaggaggaggggactcGCCCTGGTCCACCAGCCCGCTGGGCCAGCAGGACATCAAGCCCTCGGTGGGGCAGGCCGGCGGCCGGGGGGacgagctgcagcagcagcagcagcagcagcaccacccgcagcagcagcagcagcccggcAGACCGCCGCACCTGGTGCACCACGCCGGCGGCCACCACGCCGCCGTGGCGGCGGCCGTGGCCTGGAGGACGGGCGGCTCGGCTCACCTGCCGCCGGGCCTGGCGGCGGCCAACGGCGGCGGCCAGGGCGGGCTCCTGTACTCGCAGGCGCCGGGCTTCACGGTCAACGGGATGCTGGGCGGGGGGCAGGCGGGCATGCACCACCACGGCCTGCGGGACGCCCACGAGGAGCagcagccgcccccgccgcccccgccgcccccgcacCACCCCGACCAcctccccccgccgcccccgccgcagcagcagcagcagcacccccacGGCGGCCCCCCGCCCCACCACCAcccgccccaccaccaccacgaggCGCACTCCGACGAGGACACGCCGACCTCGGACGACCTGGAGCAGTTCGCCAAGCAGTTCAAGCAGCGGCGCATCAAACTGGGATTTACCCAAGCGGACGTGGGCCTGGCGCTGGGCACCCTGTACGGCAACGTCTTCTCGCAGACCACCATCTGCCGCTTCGAGGCCCTGCAGCTCAGCTTCAAGAACATGTGCAAGTTGAAGCCCCTGCTGAACAAGTGGCTGGAGGAGGCGGACTCGTCGTCGGGCAGCCCCACCAGCATAGACAAGATCGCGGCGCAGGGGCGCAAGCGGAAAAAGCGCACCTCCATCGAGGTGAGCGTCAAGGGCGCCCTGGAGAGCCATTTCCTCAAGTGCCCCAAGCCCTCCGCCCAGGAGATCACCTCGCTGGCGGACAGCCTCCAGCTCGAGAAGGAGGTGGTCCGCGTGTGGTTTTGTAAcaggagacagaaagagaaacGCATGACCCCCCCGGGGGGGACTCTGCCGGGAGCCGAGGACGTGTATGGGGCCAGCAGGGACACGCCGCCGCCGACGCACCACGGGGTACAGACTCCTGGGCAGTGAACGCCGCcgccggaggaggagggggagcagggggggacctggggaggggggccggcccctggccccctccccctaacccctTACTCCTCCGGCCTTTtgattgtttcccccctcccacccccttaaaacaaacaaaacaaaccaggCAGACaaacaggaaagaaggaaggaaggaaggcgacTGCACTGAACGCTCCTTGAAAACGGTAGCAAAGTGTGGGATGAATGGTGTGTTTTGACCTTTGCAGGCGACTAACCGGGCAATGGAGTGCAGTGAGTATATGGATGCGTGTGCCACAGGGGCGAGTgcgtctctttcccccccccccatctctctctctctctttattaccatttatgcatgggaggttttgctttggatttgccactctttagaggcactttcccccccatccatattctcaaaattcaacaataagcccccatgcagagttttgagaattcggatgggggaaaatgtgcatctagagagcggcaaatccaaggcaaaacctcccatgaataaatggcctctctctctctctcttcctcgcATCCAGGCACAGGCGGGGAAGGCTTCGTGGGGGTGGGATGGAGACCACCCTCCCGGGGCACGGACAAAAGTTGGCCGGCCTTCAGAGTGGGATCCTCGCCCTCAGAGGGTTGTGTGTCTGTGCCAAAGGCCGCCAGGAGCGCAGGAAGGATGCTTCCATGCGCTGGAACGCTGCACCTCGTTTTAGTCCGGGGAGGGGGGCATACGGAAGAAGGAAGTGTGCTCTCGGTCGGGTCCCAcggtctccccccacctcccatgaATTTGCACTGCAGGAAAACCGGAGTTGACTGGCGTTTTCCACGCGGAGCGCTGGCCAGCCACCGTGGGTCAATGGACCAACTCCTGCCGCCCTCTTTGTGTGGCTGTGAAGTTTTGGTACCCAAAGGAGTCAGCCTTTGGCGGAGGTCTTGATTTGCTCTGTCTGCCATCCTGGACCTCCAGAATGGGGGCAGCTGGGCTTGTTTCTTCCCAAATAGAggacagggaggaaaaaaaagatgggaaGAAACAGCTCTGGCCTGCCAGAAAGGCGGTTCTGCAATGATGCCATATGCAAAGCAAGAGGaagtgtgtgtgcacgcgcgcggCCGCGCCAGTGCatgagagcgagagcgagagatcCTTTGGGGGCAGAGATGGGGGGAAGCTGAAAGATGGAGAATATTAAAAAAGGCTGACCGTCCTATTTGGGCAAGCCTTGGCCCACCTGAAAAAAGGCTGAAAGAcacttatgtgtgtgtatgtgtgtgtgtgtgagagagagagagagagagagaatgagaatgatAGGCAGTCCTATCCTAGCATGTTTACATGGAAGTGAGTCTTATTAGTCTTAGTTGGTTcaccaggtaagtgtgcatagggcTGCTGCTATTCTTTTCCAGGAGAAAGTGGCACTTAGAAAAGATCTAAAAGCTGTGGATcagatggggaaggggagagagagagagagagagatggatggatACCGAGCTTCACAGGTTAGGCACAGGGATGAAGTTATTTTTAGGTCTTGAGAACCAGGTGCAATTCTGTGCTAGAACACTGATGCGGCTTCTATTAGAATTGCTTCTCAatttggaaagggaggggagagaaacaaaaaaacaaacaaaaaagacccTTCTTTCTGAATCTCTAGCAGAGTCGCTTGGAAGGAAGTTCCTGTGGGGTGTCCAGGGTAGTAGCTTGAGAGACACTGCTAGCCTTCCACTTGTTTAGCCGAAGAAAGTAAAAATGATTCCAAACGGGCACCCAACTTCATAAACATAAGTGTAAGTAAGTCCCACTGGTTTCCCTGGAACTTACTTTCACCTTGTTTAGAGTCTGGGCAACAGATGGGCTTTAGGGATTGCACTCATTGGAGGCAAGGATGGGCCTTTTCATCTCATTGTGAGGTTTCCCCCTCACTTCGGTGAGGACCTGCCTTATATTTATGTGCCAAACACATCAGAGAATCGGAtttaaaccgctggagaacccc contains:
- the POU3F2 gene encoding POU domain, class 3, transcription factor 2 — protein: MATAASNHYSLLASASPLVHAEPPGSMQPGAGYRDAQALVQADYALQSNGHPLSHAHQWITALSHGGGGGGGGGGGGGGGGGDSPWSTSPLGQQDIKPSVGQAGGRGDELQQQQQQQHHPQQQQQPGRPPHLVHHAGGHHAAVAAAVAWRTGGSAHLPPGLAAANGGGQGGLLYSQAPGFTVNGMLGGGQAGMHHHGLRDAHEEQQPPPPPPPPPHHPDHLPPPPPPQQQQQHPHGGPPPHHHPPHHHHEAHSDEDTPTSDDLEQFAKQFKQRRIKLGFTQADVGLALGTLYGNVFSQTTICRFEALQLSFKNMCKLKPLLNKWLEEADSSSGSPTSIDKIAAQGRKRKKRTSIEVSVKGALESHFLKCPKPSAQEITSLADSLQLEKEVVRVWFCNRRQKEKRMTPPGGTLPGAEDVYGASRDTPPPTHHGEQDWGDALPLPSNHPLTTLLQSCL